From Hippoglossus hippoglossus isolate fHipHip1 chromosome 14, fHipHip1.pri, whole genome shotgun sequence:
gatgcttctgcagattcgtcatccttggaagaagaaggaggacaagaccacggcgacaccaccaccaccaccaccggactcgtggaaagagagaccttcccctcaagaaacggggaaataacatggtcctcgagggcgtacggccgagaggagggccactgctcctcctcctcctcctcttcctcctcctctgctgcggctcaaagcggggtcctccggggccccacgatccacgctaggtcccgcaccggtgacctagcctcgacgttccacctgttcatcacaccgacggtagagaacatcatcctggagatgacgaatcgggagggtcgtcgaaaatatggtgacgaatggaaagggatggacgagaccgacctgcgcgcctacgtagggctgctgatcttagcgggtgtgtacaggtcccggggcgaggccaccgccagcctgtgggacgccgagagcggccgggcaATATTTCatgccacgatgcccctaaaactcttccacacgtactccagactgctgcgcttcgacgaccgcgagacgagacgagccacggacaaattggcggccgtgcgagaggtctgggacgcgtgggtgtcgcggctaccgcacctctacaacccagggcccgaagtgaccgtggacgagcaactcAATGTCTCAATGTCATCACTCATGCTCTTTGTTGTGTCGATcacaaaacaaagagctttACTGGATCCTTTGGAGATTCCCAACATCCTGAGGGGACGTAGACAGATGGAAAAGAGATTGGAAAAAGAAACTTCGAGCAACTGTGCACATTGAAACGTGCAGAAAGGGTTTCGTACTGGAGGAAGGCTCTGTCACCAGCGGCCCCTCGAACGTCGTCTAGCAGCTGACCGGTTGCAGCTACGGCCATGTtagctgctgcagtgtggagATGTCCGTGATTGGAATCAAACGTGTCTTTGTTGATTCCACCTTTAGGCTCGATGGTGCTTGTTTGATCCACCCCTCCTCCGTGGCTGCATTTTCCTGTTCAACAAATacattgtgaaaataaaaacctcgACTGATAAAGTTTTGACCAGTTTTAAAATCAGTTAGCAGTAACACTAGAATTCTAAGTATTTAGAGTATTTATATGTCTAAGTAATTAGGAAGGTTATAATAGTAATATTTATCTAAAGCCGTTGTCAGACATGTACTCTGCAGAATGTCCAGccaattgggtccggactttctccggggtttgtctttcacacatgaacaacgctcaacacagaaatctctggagcgttctTTGCAaatctctcttgacatcttcgtctgtgtcttctacgtgtgtggttCCACTTTTTCACCCCGagattctttgtttttatttttaatatcgtgtctttcatgtgttttaaaatgtcttcatcgCGCCTACTCGCTCGCGatgaatcctccagaggatctcctgctgctgtctcaCACGGGCTCCTTTGGGCGTTACCATTGAGTTTTATACTAGGGGGGCTAGCGTGAGAAAGTCTGGAGTCTCTCACTTGGAAATTTGCATTCTCACGTACAGGACCTCCGGAGAATGAGAAAataagtgcatgtctgaatgcaGCTTAAAATACATGTAATAGAGATTTCTTGGTTATATTCACTGCAGCATTAATGGGTAAGTTAACAAATGATTTACCGTCTGGTTTGGTTGAGACCCGAGGCACAATACCAAAATAACCAGAGGTCAAAATCCCCTGCGCTATGACGTCCTCCAGAATATTGTTGGTGCAGTCGTCTCCATCACAGTTTCGACACGTTGCTCTGCTTATATCTGAGGAAAAGTTCATCAACAAGACATTTGGTTTCTTCTTTGAAGCCATTTCAATCACACCCAGACTGCATTCCTCGACTGTTTCATTACCTGCTAGGTTTCCAATGCTGGTGTCGGGTCGGATCAGGTTAGAGTTTGGGAATTTTTTCCCCAGCTCCACCCAGTTACTATGACTGTAGAAATCCTTAACCAGAGAAGATAAGGGCTAGTAACTCATCAAATCTATCTGAATCTAAATGAGTAAACCCTTTAATGATTCATACCTGTAATGGATGTAAAATCTCCCCCAGTTTCTCCCTCGCTGCCTCAAAGTTTTCTTGCTTGTTGCTCGCTTTGACGGCCTGGACTCCCTCTGCGATGATTCTCCTTCCTTGCACAAACATCTCATCGTCAAAGTGGAAGCTCCCGTTGAGTGCATGACGGAGGTCCACCCGTACGTTCCGAAATATGACAGATGTGATGGCCAGCAGGAAACTCGCGAACCCATGAGCTCCAgtgtgcaggagcaggaggcaCAACACGGCCAACTCTGACGACATAACGTACCTGAGGAGAAACAGGTTTATTTCAggtcttttttgtttgtttaatagcAGTTAATGGCATCAGTCATTTCCTGCTtccatcaacaaaacaaagggtGTGTTACATGTTGCAAATGCCTCCACTGGGAATACTTTTTCATGCCCAGCGAATTTGGATTAAACAGACTGTTGACAGCAAACAGATCGATTATGGCGATCGCACATGACTCTGTACATGTGATCACAAAATCCCTATATCAATCACATGTCATTTTATATTCCAGTGGACAcaatcataataaaaataagCTCACACCTCAACTACCCTCTTACAAATCTAATTCTTAGTCATTCACACACCCTTTTCTATGTATAAACAATAACCATTCCTTTCACGATCGAATCTCTTATTAACGCATGAAAACCTTGTGAAGCCTAAACATTTAAAGTTCATCTCAATATCTTATGCATGACAGTTTTCTTTCAAACAACCTGGATAACCCTTTTAGACcagacattttattatattatatattatataaatattatttgtagAGGACAGGTACTATGTAGATttgcatttatataaaaaacagatCCTACCTCTATTCATCAGGTGCAATTAATAATCTTGAGTTAAAAGTGTACGGTACCTGAAGTCTTGCTGTTGTCCTAAACTCATTATTATTGTGTCAACACCTGCCTCATGTGTCTCGGACAGGGCGTGACCACGCTGCACTTGTTCAACCTGTTACCGACTACTAAACTTCCTCATAGACACACCGGTTATTAAGAACGGTGAATGAAACTATCTCACACTGAAACTTGCTCTGAGGGACAGACTAAGACACATTCCTGTGTGTTCTCAGCATTTCAAGCCCCCTTAAGGTGTCACCTGCAGAAGGAAGACAGCAGGGTTGAGGTCCGGGCTCGTCGGGGTTATTGGATGTTCCTCTTTCTGTCACATGGCTGCTGTCGGTCACTTCAGGGCATCATCCACTTGTGTTGCTATGGGTGTCACCTGTTTCTAGAATGAAGTAATTTTATGCCATGAACAggatctgttgtgtttgtgtatcgcCGCTATCCAAATTACATAGCCGgaaaagatggcagcgtttcaATAAACATTCTATAAACAGTCTATCTGGTATCTTTTTGCCCCATTTCTGGATATTGGGAGGAATTTGAGACGTGTCTGTATATACTTAAGCATCTCTTAATACtgaagccccttttccactggtcaaaaaaacccactaacaccagCAAACATCGGgctttgtctgcaatgggaatggttTCAATCGGGATTCCCCCCAGGGTCAAATTACTCTGCAGAGGACACAGGTCTGGATCAACACTAgctccgatcggcagtgatgCGTTGGAGACATGTTGAGGTCCCCACATCTACAGAGACGTGAATGAGCTAATTGACCCAACACAGAAATGGAGGGTGGCCCCAATGCTGTGTCTTGTCATGTCTCCACAGGGCTTCTTCTACACCTTGTTGCAGTGACCATACTCGTACAGCACGCCCTGCAGACTGTGCACTCTCCCGTGAACACAAtactgagtgtgtatgtgtattgtCTGTGGATCGAGAAATTAACTCTTTGTGATTAGATTAAAAATCCTCATGGGTTTGAAACATTACATCATATCAGCTTCTTTATTATGTATGAGTCAGGGATGCTCATTCTTCCTCCACTAGATGGCGCACTAATGGTTTTGTTCAGCTCAGGAAAGAAATCACTTTGGATCTCTGCTGCTCCCATGTGAAACAACCCAAAACTTCATGTTCTTATTTCCCATTTCTTTCATGCTTATATCACATTTTGGTGATAGCGACCAAATAGGATGTTTAATTTACCACCTTTAACCTTTGTATCATGCCACTAAAAGCTCGACAGTATGGGCTTGAATATTTCCACTTCATTTTGTAATCCATGTTTTGGTTTTATCATgatatatctttttattatttgtgaaataaatgagTCTCAGACGTagataacattttcatttaatcaacAGTAACAATCACAGCTTTAATATCATCAGTAGCCTGTAGTCGCCTACTTGTAGCAAACAAAGCTTCAATCTCAAAGCTCCCAGGTTATTAAGgataaaaactatttaaatcaACAAGGGTAGACCAGATTTTAGAAACACCTCTCAGTAGAAAACTGAGATCCTGAGTATATACTGAGAATAAACTGGCAACTCATTTTCAAAACCCCAAAAGCATGTCTTAATATTTGATTCTTGATCCTTGATGTACAGATTGAACTGATCCCGTTTCAGATGGTTAAGCTGAGCCCTAGAATTGTGATGCTGAGGCAAAGGAGAAAAGACTGAACCGCTTGTGcagaagctgctgttgttgttgttgttgccggCTGTGCGGTGGTTGTAGTGGTGTTCACGGTTGGTGTCGTTGTCCGGACCGTGTAGGAACAGGAGCCTACATTACCCACCTGATCCACAACTACTATCTCCACATCAGGCGAACAGCAAGACGCATTATAGGACACCAGCGTTGCATTACCAGCGAGCAGGCTGGTGTTCGTGGTCCCGTTGCCTTCTCTGAAGCTGATGGTGTCGATGCCCGTCCCGTTCACCCCATCGGTCACCACCACTGACAGCTCCCACATCGACGCGCTGCAGTTTGCAGAGCAGTTGGACTGCAGGTTGAGCAGCTGACACCCTGGCTCAGTGAAATCAGTCACCTgcggagagagaagaaaaaagaagatgaagtcAAGTGATTTTACATCAGCAATTCAAATAGTTAAAACAAGGATGAAGGGTAGAATGATTTTGACAGTTACCGGGATGAGGACAGTCAAACGCAGAACGACATAGTTGGCGTCCGTGCCTCCTGGAGCATTGGCCTCGAT
This genomic window contains:
- the LOC117774804 gene encoding von Willebrand factor A domain-containing protein 7, with the translated sequence MSSELAVLCLLLLHTGAHGFASFLLAITSVIFRNVRVDLRHALNGSFHFDDEMFVQGRRIIAEGVQAVKASNKQENFEAAREKLGEILHPLQDFYSHSNWVELGKKFPNSNLIRPDTSIGNLADISRATCRNCDGDDCTNNILEDVIAQGILTSGYFGIVPRVSTKPDGKCSHGGGVDQTSTIEPKGGINKDTFDSNHGHLHTAAANMAVAATGQLLDDVRGAAGDRAFLQMLGISKGSSKALCFVIDTTKSMSDDIETLSCSSTSFRGIVA